From a single Nicotiana tomentosiformis chromosome 2, ASM39032v3, whole genome shotgun sequence genomic region:
- the LOC104100203 gene encoding leucine-rich repeat receptor-like serine/threonine-protein kinase BAM1 translates to MRLLLLLFLVLMHFTHFTAGKHPRIPEYQALLALKTAIIDDPQLALASWNNSTSHCTWKGVTCDRYRHVTSLDISGFNVTGTLPPEVGNFRFLQNLSVALNQFSGPIPVEISFIPNLHYLNLSNNIFSLGFPPQLTRLRNLKVLDLYNNNMTGDLPVDVYQMTNLRHLHLGGNFFGGRIPPEYGRFQFLEYLAVSGNELVGVIPPEIGNITTLHELYVGYYNTFSGGIPPEIGNLSQLVRFDAANCGLSGEIPAEIEKLQNLDTLFLQVNSLSGSLTPEIGTLKSLKSLDLSNNMLSGEVPPTFADLKNLTLLNLFRNKLHGSIPEFIGDLPELEVLQLWENNFTGSIPHGLGTNSKLKNLDLSSNKLTGSLPPNMCAGKNLQTIITLGNFLFGPIPESLGQCESLSRIRMGENYLNGSIPKGLLSLPQLSQVELQNNLLTGTFPETKSISTSLGQISLSNNHLTGPLPTSIGNFAGVQKLLLDGNKFSGRIPVEIGKLQQLSKIDFSHNDFSGPIAPEISKCKLLTYVDLSRNQLSGEIPTEITGMRILNYLNLSRNHLVGSIPTPISSMQSLTSVDFSYNNFSGLVPGTGQFSYFNYTSFLGNPDLCGPYLGPCKEGVVDGVSQPHQRGALSPSMKLLLVIGLLVCSIVFAVAAIIKARSLKKASEARAWKLTAFQRLDFTCDDVLDSLKEDNIIGKGGAGIVYKGVMPSGEHVAVKRLPAMSRGSSHDHGFNAEIQTLGRIRHRHIVRLLGFCSNHETNLLVYEYMPNGSLGEMLHGKKGGHLHWDTRYKIAVEAAKGLCYLHHDCSPLILHRDVKSNNILLDSNFEAHVADFGLAKFLQDSGTSECMSAIAGSYGYIAPEYAYTLKVDEKSDVYSFGVVLLELVSGKKPVGEFGDGVDIVQWVRKMTDGKKDGVLKILDPRLSTVPLNEVMHVFYVAMLCVEEQAVERPTMREVVQILTELPKPPGSKSGDSTVTESPSPSASALESPTSAPGDTKDHHQPTPQSPPPDLLSI, encoded by the exons ATGCGTCTTCTTCTGCTCCTTTTTCTTGTTCTTATGCATTTCACTCACTTTACCGCCGGTAAACATCCCCGTATACCGGAATACCAGGCTTTGCTTGCTCTGAAAACTGCCATTATCGACGACCCACAGTTAGCACTTGCCTCATGGAACAACTCCACTAGTCACTGCACGTGGAAGGGTGTCACGTGCGACAGATATCGTCACGTGACCTCTCTTGACATCTCAGGCTTCAATGTTACCGGCACTCTTCCgccggaagttggaaattttcgTTTCTTACAAAATCTCTCCGTTGCCCTTAACCAGTTTTCCGGCCCCATTCCCGTTGAAATCTCGTTTATTCCGAATCTTCATTACCTTAATCTCTCCAATAACATCTTCAGCTTAGGATTCCCTCCTCAGTTAACCCGTCTCCGTAACCTTAAAGTCCTCGACCTTTACAACAACAACATGACTGGTGACCTTCCCGTTGACGTGTATCAGATGACTAACTTAAGACACCTCCACCTCGGCGGGAACTTTTTCGGTGGCCGCATTCCGCCGGAGTATGGAAGATTCCAGTTCCTAGAATACCTCGCCGTTTCCGGCAACGAGCTCGTCGGAGTAATACCACCGGAGATAGGAAACATCACCACGCTTCACGAGTTGTACGTAGGGTACTACAACACCTTCTCCGGCGGAATCCCGCCTGAAATAGGGAACTTATCGCAGCTCGTAAGGTTTGATGCTGCAAACTGTGGACTTTCCGGGGAGATTCCGGCTGAGATAGAGAAGCTTCAGAACCTGGATACTCTTTTCTTACAAGTGAATTCTCTATCTGGGTCTTTAACTCCGGAAATAGGTACTCTTAAGAGTTTAAAATCTTTAGATCTATCAAATAACATGCTCTCCGGCGAAGTGCCTCCGACATTTGCGGATCTTAAGAATCTCACTCTTTTGAATCTTTTCCGGAATAAGCTTCATGGGTCAATACCGGAGTTCATTGGGGACTTGCCTGAGCTAGAGGTGTTGCAACTCTGGGAAAACAACTTTACTGGGAGCATTCCACATGGGTTGGGCACAAACAGTAAGCTCAAAAATCTTGATCTGAGTTCCAATAAATTGACTGGAAGTTTACCCCCAAACATGTGCGCCGGTAAAAATCTGCAAACAATAATCACTCTTGGGAACTTCTTGTTTGGTCCAATTCCTGAATCTTTGGGCCAATGTGAATCACTTAGTCGGATTAGAATGGGGGAGAATTATCTGAATGGGTCAATCCCAAAGGGGCTCTTAAGCTTGCCACAGCTCTCACAAGTTGAACTTCAGAATAATCTTCTCACTGGAACATTTCCTGAGACTAAATCAATATCTACAAGTCTTGGACAGATTAGCCTTTCCAATAATCACCTAACTGGGCCTTTGCCAACGAGCATTGGAAACTTTGCTGGAGTTCAAAAATTGCTTCTCGATGGGAACAAATTTTCGGGGCGAATTCCAGTTGAAATAGGGAAGCTTCAACAGCTATCCAAAATTGATTTCAGTCACAACGATTTTTCTGGACCCATTGCACCGGAGATTAGCAAGTGCAAGTTGCTGACTTATGTTGATCTCAGCAGGAACCAGCTTTCGGGTGAGATTCCTACTGAGATCACAGGTATGAGGATACTCAACTACTTGAACTTATCAAGGAACCACTTAGTTGGGAGTATTCCTACCCCTATCTCCAGTATGCAGAGTTTAACTTCTGTTGATTTTTCATATAACAACTTTTCTGGTTTAGTTCCTGGAACTGGACAGTTTAGTTATTTCAATTACACCTCATTTCTGGGAAATCCAGATCTTTGCGGACCCTATTTGGGGCCTTGCAAAGAGGGTGTTGTTGATGGGGTTAGTCAACCTCACCAACGTGGAGCGTTATCACCTTCCATGAAGCTTTTACTTGTTATTGGTTTGCTTGTCTGCTCTATTGTGTTTGCTGTTGCTGCTATTATAAAGGCCCGATCTTTAAAGAAGGCAAGCGAGGCTCGTGCCTGGAAGCTCACTGCTTTCCAGCGCTTAGATTTTACTTGTGATGATGTTTTGGATAGCTTGAAGGAGGATAACATTATTGGAAAAGGAGGTGCTGGTATAGTCTACAAGGGGGTAATGCCGAGTGGGGAACATGTTGCCGTTAAAAGGTTGCCTGCTATGAGCAGGGGTTCCTCTCACGATCATGGTTTCAATGCAGAGATACAGACTCTTGGGAGGATCAGACACAGGCACATTGTTAGGTTATTAGGATTTTGCTCGAATCATGAGACAAATCTATTGGTTTATGAGTACATGCCTAATGGGAGCCTTGGGGAAATGCTTCATGGCAAGAAAGGCGGTCATTTACATTGGGATACCAGGTATAAGATAGCAGTGGAGGCCGCGAAGGGTCTTTGCTATCTCCATCACGATTGCTCTCCTTTGATCCTCCATCGTGATGTGAAATCAAACAATATTCTGCTGGACTCCAACTTTGAAGCTCATGTTGCTGATTTTGGACTTGCTAAGTTCTTGCAAGATTCAGGGACATCAGAATGCATGTCTGCCATTGCTGGTTCTTATGGTTACATTGCTCCAG AATATGCTTACACGCTGAAGGTTGATGAGAAGAGTGATGTATATAGCTTTGGTGTGGTGCTATTAGAATTGGTAAGTGGCAAAAAGCCAGTTGGAGAGTTTGGTGACGGTGTTGACATAGTCCAATGGGTTAGGAAAATGACTGACGGGAAAAAGGATGGAGTTCTCAAGATCCTTGACCCAAGACTCTCAACAGTTCCTCTTAATGAGGTGATGCATGTGTTCTATGTTGCAATGCTGTGTGTAGAAGAGCAGGCTGTGGAACGCCCCACCATGCGAGAGGTAGTTCAAATACTAACCGAGCTTCCCAAGCCACCAGGTTCAAAATCAGGTGACTCAACCGTCACTGAATCGCCCTCACCATCAGCCTCTGCGTTGGAGTCTCCAACCTCAGCTCCCGGGGACACAAAAGACCACCATCAGCCAACACCTCAATCACCTCCACCTGACTTACTCAGCATCTGA